A region of Liolophura sinensis isolate JHLJ2023 chromosome 8, CUHK_Ljap_v2, whole genome shotgun sequence DNA encodes the following proteins:
- the LOC135472335 gene encoding TIMELESS-interacting protein-like: MESVDLQMEDIFEVGEADEDLFTNHTSIPDLPPAVGLGDATDAVPNIENDAVLARLRDLSKGAAKRTVQRVQPKLDAARLTGDRGIGVLPKVFRDVRLKGKGHEAEDVQKVMRYLEHWTHRLFPKMPFDEVLERIEKLGTKREVQTYIKRMRLDIPVENEENAVIDETEDIFNSSNSNQKQTENVGNIGEDEEEVLDELMREEDGQRNQSQLNPLTSLSTHSTCQSTPLASAALGDTSSGGLTAKQLERIEANKRRAQERRQAKLGQKPPGPNVAQVNSFLVDPCPVSNTGSPVLPASPRGSPDKDSSGCLNGDGVTGTERPGSIKADEVAPIDQPGSLKANELTSTDQPGYIKADELASTDQPGYIKADELVSTDQPGCIKADVLVSTDQPGSLCADELTSTDQPGSLKADELASKDQPGSFQG; the protein is encoded by the exons ATGGAGTCTGTAGATCTGCAAATGGAGGATATATTTGAGGTGGGTGAGGCAGACGAGGATCTTTTCACCAATCATACTTCCATCCCTGATCTGCCGCCAGCAGTGGGCCTGGGGGATGCCACTGATGCCGTACCTAATATTG AGAATGATGCGGTGTTGGCTAGGTTACGGGATTTGTCTAAAGGAGCCGCAAAACGAACTGTCCAGCGAGTTCAGCCAAAACTGGATGCTGCAAG aTTGACGGGAGACAGAGGTATTGGTGTTCTACCCAAGGTTTTCAGAGATGTGAGGCTCAAAGGAAAAGGTCATGAG GCAGAAGATGTACAGAAGGTGATGAGGTATTTGGAACATTGGACACACCGACTATTCCCAAAAATGCCCTTTGATGAAGTTTTGGAACGAATCGAAAAACTAGGTACCAAGAGAGAAGTTCAG ACATACATTAAAAGGATGAGGCTCGACATCCCAGTTGAGAACGAAGAGAATGCTGTAATAGATGAAACTGAGGACATCTTCAATTCAAGTAATAGTAACCAGAAACAG ACTGAGAATGTGGGAAATATTGGGGAGGATGAGGAAGAGGTCTTAGATGAACTGATGAGGGAGGAGGATGGACAGAGGAATCAATCACAGCTAAACCCGCTCACCTCTCTCAGCACACACTCAACCTGCCAATCCACTCCACTTGCCTCAGCAGCTCTCGGTGATACTTCTTCAGGG GGACTCACGGCAAAGCAGCTTGAAAGAATTGAAGCAAACAAGCGCAGAGCCCAAGAGCGTCGCCAAGCCAAACTGGGGCAAAAACCACCAG GTCCCAACGTTGCTCAGGTCAACTCCTTCCTGGTGGATCCCTGTCCAGTATCAAACACAGGCAGTCCGGTTCTGCCAGCAAGTCCTAGAGGGAGTCCTGACAAAGACAGTTCAGGATGTCTCAACGGTGATGGAGTAACAGGTACGGAGCGACCAGGATCTATCAAGGCTGATGAAGTGGCCCCTATAGATCAACCAGGATCTCTCAAGGCCAATGAACTGACGAGTACGGATCAGCCAGGATATATCAAGGCTGATGAACTCGCCAGTACGGATCAGCCAGGATATATCAAGGCTGATGAACTGGTCAGTACAGATCAACCAGGATGTATCAAGGCTGATGTACTGGTCAGTACAGATCAACCAGGATCTCTCTGTGCCGATGAACTGACCAGTACAGATCAACCAGGATCTCTCAAGGCTGATGAACTGGCCAGTAAGGATCAACCAGGATCTTTTCAAGGCTGA